The following coding sequences are from one Oscarella lobularis chromosome 19, ooOscLobu1.1, whole genome shotgun sequence window:
- the LOC136198568 gene encoding uncharacterized protein, translating to MKTDRGGIVVASGADSNKRLPLNGQRNAAPIVRFSFALVIVAACVGSCCSQVKNDCNFGVVQSKTVPESRSYIGGLFSAHRLADPLQEPVDGGASGGGGGGASGGGGGASGSGSSDDVGPTTGDVGELPVCATTFVDEGIMIKDRLHRYGVEQVEALLLAIDQIKQESSNLPWSPEYLVYDSCGDIQSGLDCVTKQAEELGRARRSAFATVVGPYYLPPDAVTPSQTRIDGVYNAAGGPDIKGFYSGVMSLLDEPHSLIDTTSEDRPYLLSHQVVFMEASCEIQARAAVDIINRLGWQEVEVVISGDNCGHESFETFQRTITEMDLSCVIRPTYHIPPKTTKKRAAANFPGDAAELWERLNSGEDSPTAIVLLSSITYAYDVLDEYKSLYDNAELNSTYSFLVGDCWGSPREADDLYQLMQDVAERAQSLVTLRTVTEGWDKFQNHMTSIRANSSEIKRNSFLREYWEEYFKCSIADETCDENERLPAIERPILRNYKAPLVIDSVYLAVAYGRSDSTNTNRNFQSFKGIFADGKITNVTSWTGNRVQLGEFAVRPNSYYRVPVTWSYDVFTWTSLLTDDNSTSTPPSSTATNNSPQTPTPSSSSNVTTNNGSTPTLASSINATSPSTQAPTTQSASEPNATASNAAISTQAAPTLATSNMTNNSTPTLLSSNTTATNDSTQSPPPSSPPSSSPSPPPSSSPSPSPPSSPSPPPPKELVRYGVWTYTIKNRIMTSSVIPDPKFASSIRTPVKRLSKHDLCPTTLPPTTEIAQSQTPSLPPQLCAPSDILGSITVPILLMIFHLSLVGMSIFNLGFTDLRKKISLFPFVLFVTLTFVSILLSLLISVDAFSAFECTSNIAVDFVINFFTVICVAVLFIEVLAHLANGMLNRIPVKIFLIGLIILIELIVSGVASFNVNSAQTESMSDDGNSSTAANSSTPPPFNPADPEGCLDARSRPIVAFSYWFLIIFVVASVVVLWITHVKGYQSRLKRRSIVDLFIVSILAVFYLVSVCLVVWAPNCKMQAGFLVVLAAFPAMITLFIGSVMSRRKYLEMKGLPITITGGELQRGMSQHHYVDQLGRVIASFEPVDFWDEDITKEINTVVIFPERIVKEERIGKGNFGEVFRGTLDGKKVAIKSVQDAMNRKEVNDFVREGLQMREFKHPNVMELFGICWSEEKTSPYHRSPLIVLPYMELGDLKIYLRQCRPGRKSTYVNQKADKNPAPQRSVTLVQLVRFGQQVSKGMDYISGKGIVHRDLAARNCMVNWDLDVKVADFGLSRAMKEGKDYYRMGQGGQLPVRWMSPESLLDHVFTSKSDVWSYGITLWEVMTLAMVPYPGVSNSDVIPFIQTGQRLDKPGECPSEVYDIMRRCWADEPDDRPTFEEITMDLEEFLAELMNYFDPTASSGDGGDAGDPYRNWSLSTKGYNEDEEKKMEREKGIVPVEEIEDAGDTAFKNDGFKSAEEGNDDETEI from the exons ATGAAGACCGACCGTGGCggtatcgtcgtcgcctccggCGCCGATAGCAACAAAAGATTGCCGCTGAATGGGCAGCGGAACGCCGCTCCGATCGTCCGCTTCAGCTTCGCCCTGGTCATTGTGGCCGCATGCGTTGGATCGTGCTGTTCGCAAGTGAAAAACGATTGCAATTTTGGCGTCGTGCAGTCGAAAACGGTACCTGAATCTCGTAGCTACATAGGCGGCCTTTTCTCCGCTCATCGACTTGCCGACCCCCTCCAAGAGCCAGTTGATGGCGGCgccagcggcggcggcggcggcggcgccagcggcggcggcggcggcgccagcggcagcggcagtAGTGATGACGTGGGTCCTACTACGGGTGATGTTGGGGAACTTCCAGTGTGCGCCACCACCTTTGTGGACGAGGGAATTATGATAAAAGATCGTTTACATCGGTACGGTGTGGAACAAGTCGAAGCGCTTCTACTAGCAATTGATCAAATCAAACAAGAATCATCAAACTTGCCTTGGTCACCTGAATACCTTGTCTACGATTCGTGCGGAGATATCCAATCTGGGCTGGACTGTGTGACGAAGCAAGCCGAAGAACTCGGTCGTGCTAGACGAAGCGCATTCGCCACCGTCGTCGGACCCTACTACCTCCCTCCAGATGCAGTCACTCCTTCACAGACCCGAATCGATGGTGTTTATAACGCTGCAGGCGGGCCCGACATAAAAGGCTTCTATTCCGGTGTCATGTCTCTACTCGATGAGCCCCACAGTCTCATAGACACTACTAGCGAAGACCGTCCTTATCTGCTCTCACATCAGGTCGTCTTTATGGAAGCAAGTTGTGAAATTCAAGCCAGAGCAGCTGTTGACATTATTAACAGACTTGGTTGGCAGGAAGTGGAAGTTGTTATCAGTGGAGACAACTGCGGACATGAAAGCTTTGAAACGTTTCAACGCACTATTACTGAAATGGATTTGTCTTGCGTCATCAGACCAACATATCATATTCCTCCaaagacgacaaaaaaaagagcggCGGCAAACTTTCCAGGTGACGCCGCAGAATTATGGGAGAGACTGAATAGTGGCGAGGATTCTCCAACTGCTATCGTCCTCCTTTCATCCATTACGTATGCTTATGATGTTTTAGACGAATATAAATCCTTGTACGACAACGCAGAGTTGAACTCGACCTATAGCTTTTTAGTGGGAGACTGCTGGGGTAGTCCCAGAGAGGCCGACGACCTTTATCAACTGATGCAAGACGTAGCTGAGAGAGCGCAATCACTTGTCACATTGCGAACGGTCACCGAAGGCTGGGACAAATTTCAAAATCACATGACATCCATTCGAGCGAATTCATCGGAAATTAAACGAAATAGTTTCTTGCGAGAGTATTGGGAGGAGTATTTTAAATGCAGCATCGCTGACGAAACAtgtgacgaaaacgaaagactGCCAGCTATTGAACGTCCTATTTTGAGAAACTACAAAGCGCCACTTGTCATTGATAGTGTCTATTTAGCGGTTGCCTATGGAAGATCAGATTCTACTAATACTAATCGAAATTTTCAATCGTTCAAAGGAATATTTGCAGATGGAAAAATCACGAACGTAACGAGTTGGACAGGAAATCGCGTGCAACTTGGAGAATTTGCTGTTCGCCCTAATTCGTACTACAGGGTACCAGTCACTTGGTCCTACGACGTGTTTACGTGGACCTCGTTATTGACTGACGACAATTCTACTTCTACGCCACCGTCGTCAACTGCGACGAACAATTCTCCTCAGACTCCTACtccatcatcgtcgtcaaatgtgACGACGAATAATGGATCGACTCCTACTCTAGCCTCATCAATAAATGCGACGAGCCCTTCCACTCAAGCTCCTACGACGCAGTCGGCATCGGAGCCAAATGCAACGGCATCAAACGCCGCTATTTCCACCCAAGCGGCTCCTACCCTAGCGACGTCAAACATGACGAATAATTCTACTCCTACTCTACTATCGTCAAATACGACGGCGACCAACGATTCTACTCAGagtccgccgccgtcgtcgccgccgtcgtcgtcgccgtcgccgccgccgtcgtcgtcgccgtcgccgtcgccgccgtcttcgccgtcgccgccgccgccgaaggaACTTGTTCGCTATGGCGTGTGGACGTACACGATCAAGAACCGTATAATGACTTCGTCAGTGATTCCGGATCCGAAATTTGCCTCCTCGATTAGGACTCCAGTAAAGCGGCTCTCTAAACATGATCTTTGCCCAACGACTCTGCCGCCCACTACGGAAATAGCACAAAGTCAAACTCCTTCGCTGCCACCTCAGCTGTGCGCGCCAAGTGATATTCTAGGTTCAATAACTGTGCCAATTCTTCTTATGATTTTCCACCTTAGTTTGGTTGGAATGAGCATTTTCAATTTGGGATTTACAGACCTCCGAAAGAAGATCTCTCTCTTTCccttcgttcttttcgtcaCTCTCACTTTCGTCTCAATTTTGCTCAGTCTTCTCATATCTGTCGACGCTTTTAGCGCctttgaatgcacaagcaACATCGCCGTTGACTTTGtaatcaatttcttcacgGTTATATGCGTGGCCGTTCTCTTTATCGAAGTTCTCGCTCATCTTGCGAATGGAATGCTAAATCGCATACCGGTCAAGATCTTCCTTATCGGTCTCATTATTCTTATTGAACTAATCGTTTCGGGGGTCGCCAGTTTTAACGTGAATTCTGCTCAAACTGAGTCCATGAGCGATGATGGAAACAGTTCTACAGCGGCAAATAGTTCTACGCCACCGCCGTTTAATCCTGCTGATCCTGAAGGCTGTCTCGACGCTCGAAGTCGTCCAATAGTCGCCTTTTCCTACTGGTTTCTTATTATATTCGTTGTTGCTTCGGTTGTCGTTCTGTGGATCACTCACGTAAAAGGCTATCAGAGTCGTCTCAAGCGACGATCAATTGTTGATCTATTTATCGTCTCTATTCTCGCCGTTTTTTATCTCGTTTCCGTTTGCTTGGTAGTTTGGGCTCCCAACTGTAAAATGCAAGCGGGTTTTCTTGTCGTTCTTGCCGCTTTTCCGGCTATGATAACTCTCTTCATTGGGAGTGTGATGTCACGGAGGAAGTACTTGGAAATGAAAGGACTTCCAATAACAATAACTG GAGGTGAATTGCAGAGGGGCATGTCTCAACATCATTACGTCGATCAGCTGGGAAGAGTCATCGCTAGCTTCGAGCCAGTGGACTTTTGGGATGAAGACATCACGAAGGAAATCAATACAGTCGTGATTTTTCCTGAGCGCATCGTCAAGGAAGAGCGCATAGGCAAAG GCAACTTTGGAGAAGTTTTCAGGGGCACATTGGATGGAAAGAAAGTGGCAATAAAATCCGTGCAGG ATGCAATGAATCGTAAGGAAGTGAATGATTTTGTGCGAGAAGGCTTGCAAATGAGAGAATTCAAACACCCAAATGTCATGGAACTCTTTGGCATTTGCTGGTCTGAAGAAAAGACCAGCCCTTATCATCGATCTCCTCTCATCGTACTTCCATACATGGAACTTGGCGACTTGAAAATTTATTTGCGTCAGTGCCGTCCCGGTCGAAAGTCAACGTACGTAAACCAAAAGGCGGATAAGAATCCAGCGCCACAG CGAAGTGTCACACTTGTGCAGTTGGTGAGATTTGGTCAGCAGGTCTCCAAAGGAATGGACTACATATCCGGAAAGGGAATAGTGCATCGTGATCTTGCAGCGAGAAATTGCAT GGTCAATTGGGATTTGGACGTGAAAGTGGCAGACTTTGGTCTGTCGAGAGCAATGAAAGAAGGAAAGGATTATTATCGAATGGGACAGGGAGGTCAATTGCCCGTACGTTGGATGTCTCCTGAAAGTCTTCTTGATCACGTTTTCACGTCAAAATCGGACGTC TGGTCATATGGGATAACGCTTTGGGAGGTGATGACGTTGGCTATGGTGCCCTATCCGGGCGTGTCCAATTCCGACGTCATTCCGTTTATTCAAACGGGCCAGCGTCTTGACAAGCCGGGCGAATGTCCTTCAGAAGT GTATGACATAATGAGGCGCTGTTGGGCTGATGAGCCAGATGATCGGCCGACTTTTGAAGAAATCACAATGGATCTCGAGGAATTTCTTGCTGAATTGATGAATTATTTTGATCCGACGGCTTCTAGTGGAGATGGAGGAGACGCCGGTGATCCCTACAGGAATTGGAGCCTATCTACTAAGGGCTACAatgaagatgaagagaaaaagatggAGAGGGAAAAGGGGATCGTTCCGgtcgaagaaattgaagatgCTGGCGATACTGCCTTCAAAAATGACGGATTCAAGAGTGCTGAGGAAGGGAATGACGATGAGACAGAGATatga
- the LOC136198577 gene encoding cleavage and polyadenylation specificity factor subunit 3-like: protein MADVQSDLLVIRPLGAGQEVGRSCIMLEFKGKKIMLDIGIHPGMHGVDALPFTDLIDANEIDILLVSHFHLDHCGALPWFLEKTTFKGRVFMTHASKAIYRWLLSDYIKVSNISTVDMLYSEKDLENSMDKIETVNFHQEMEVNGIKFWCYHAGHVLGAAMFMLEIAGVKILYTGDFSRQEDRHLMAAEIPPIKPDILITEATYGTQIHEKREVRETRFTSTVHDIVNRGGRCLIPVFALGRAQELLLILDEYWDQHPDLHDIPIYYASSLAKKCMAVYQTYINAMNDKIRKQIAISNPFHFKHISYLKGIDQFDDIGPSVVMASPGMMQSGLSRQLFESWCTEKRNGVVIAGYCVEGTLAKHLMSEPDEINTAAGAKLARKCSIDYISFSAHSDYEQTSTFIRILKPPHIVLVHGEQNEMSRLKAALIREYEDTKDSNIAIYNPRNTESVELHFKGEKTVKVVGSLASSKPKNEANISGILVKKGFNYTLVSPSDLAAYTDLSPCVITQRQTVAFGPPLSVLKYFMRELTGDLEAVMWRGKPAVRVFKAITIVKDDADQLVLEWVGNHVNDMYADAVLGVILQIESNPAVFESTASEAKPAYFPDDDAYPERLIVLLQEVFGEEHVDMSEDGLAIVVSTDESTASVDIATSEVTSVDDSLLRVVSSAVARLQSALTPCTGAPTPMEI from the exons ATGGCTGACGTCCAAAGCGACTTGCTCGTCATTCGTCCACT TGGCGCTGGCCAGGAGGTGGGTCGCTCGTGCATCATGCTAGAAttcaaaggaaagaaaatcatG CTCGATATTGGAATTCACCCTGGAATGCACGGAGTAGACGCTCTTCCTTTCACCGATTTGATCGACGCGAATGAAATTGATATTTTGCTTGTTAGCca CTTTCATTTGGATCACTGTGGCGCGTTGCCTTGGTTTCTAGAAAAA ACTACTTTTAAGGGAAGGGTTTTTATGACGCACGCTTCAAAGGCAATCTATCGATGGCTCTTGTCTGATTACATCAAAGTCAG TAATATTTCTACTGTGGATATGTTGTACAGTGAAAAGGATCTGGAAAATAGCATGGATAAGATAGAGACTGTTAATTTTCATCAG GAAATGGAAGTCAATGGGATTAAGTTCTGGTGCTATCATGCTGGTCACGTGCTTGGGGCAGCTATGTTTATGCTGGAAATAGCTGGAGTCAAG ATTCTTTATACGGGCGATTTTTCGAGGCAGGAAGATCGGCATTTGATGGCAGCGGAAATTCCACCAATCAAACCCGACATATtaattaca GAGGCAACGTACGGGACTCAAATTCATGAAAAACGAGAAGTTCGAGAAACTCGTTTCACCA gCACTGTACATGATATTGTTAATCGTGGTGGGCGTTGCCTTATACCCGTCTTTGCTCTGGGCCGAGCTCAAGAGCTCCTACTCATTCTTG ATGAGTATTGGGATCAGCATCCTGATTTGCATGACATTCCTATCTATTATGCATCGTCATTGGCTAAAAAGTGCATGGCAG TTTATCAGACGTATATCAACGCTATGAATGATAAGATACGGAAGCAGATTGCTATATCAAATCCGTTTCACTTCAAACACATATCCTATTTGAAA GGAATTGATCAGTTTGATGATATTGGACCTTCCGTTGTCATGGCTAGTCCGGGAATGATGCAG AGCGGACTTTCAAGACAGCTCTTTGAATCGTGGTGCACAGAGAAGCGAAACGGTGTCGTTATCGCGGGATATTGCGTCGAAGGAACACTGGCTAAA CATCTCATGTCTGAACCAGATGAAATCAATACAGCTGCTGGAGCTAAATTGGCTAGGAAGTGCTCCATTG attatatttcgttttctgctcATTCGGATTACGAGCAGACGAGCACGTTTATTCGCATTTTGAAGCCGCCTCATATCGTCTTGGTTCACGGTGAACAGAACGAAATGAGTCGGCTCAAAGCGGCGCTCATTCGTGAATATGAAGACACAAAG GACTCCAACATTGCTATCTATAATCCTCGCAATACGGAATCGGTTGAGTTGCATTTTAAGGGCGAAAAGACAGTCAAA GTTGTTGGCTCGCTCGCTTCAAGCAAGCCAAAAAACGAAGCAAACATATCGGGAATACTAGTCAAAAAAGGCTTCAATTATACCCTCGTTTCACCATCAGACTTAGCAG CCTATACGGATCTTTCTCCGTGCGTTATTACCCAG CGACAAACAGTTGCATTTGGGCCTCCGCTCTCCGTACTCAAATATTTCATGAGGGAATTGACGGGCGACTTGGAGGCAGTCATGTGGCGCGGAAAGCCGGCCGTTCGCGTCTTCAAAGCGATAACAATCGTCAAAGACGACGCTGATCAGCTCGTATTGGAG TGGGTAGGCAATCACGTGAACGATATGTACGCTGATGCCGTTCTTGGGGTTATACTGCAAATCGAGTCGAATCCAGCCGTATTTGAAAGTACGGCAAGTGAAGCAAAGCCAGCTTATTTTCCTGATGACGACGCTTATCCTGAACG ACTAattgttcttcttcaagaagTATTTGGTGAAGAGCACGTGGACATGTCTGAAGATGGTCTAGCTATTGTCGTTTCAACGGACGAATCAACAGCGAGTGTTGACATAGCAACTTCc gaagtgacgtcagttgACGATTCTCTCCTACGCGTCGTTTCTTCAGCCGTTGCACGATTACAATCGGCTCTAACACCGTGCACGGGAGCGCCAACTCCAATGGAAATTTAA
- the LOC136198578 gene encoding uncharacterized protein, which translates to MAAESELTLVDLVQTAQFPVDVQVVRGYENRKETGSPSIPSNRLLRIYFTFDEPILVARAENSSKNITIPLDTSNLIEILPNNPQLDDKTYETAADVLAARPRPPWIRVQESYDGGEENNTINEDDELEDVHSDTETPSSRSRSSSPEWESSSGRGPPPRPPRRRAVLVATRRSEYMGEVRYEEVRLGAKTGGQFTTRSNVKKRFYAAQIVEKEWNLPQRVRVHYRRRHPAEVPKPGVIVRILRNDRQPLLVSSDLSTGQLLLLPALTLTDDHFRVRLIPDTPAYEATASALYSSLDLSLVPRVGSGAFEAIFDAMQFPAIIPAAMKSMRGFEYVTVLMPSSGFHENDEDPDEKTNTLNYRSLTVVGVPPEVSGNVYDDDENCPVRLEKVDPVASANLLSKRKNLITNCIQMKKLLQWQEAAEDDVSTTQEADYVDAEREEKKEIGNDDDDDYESVTKLESDYQYADPDKLIQQRVSVNPNKGATYESVSGMILPSTDESRIRELKKSISRIQAENERTQSTIDKRVATKERAPASVRLDADEIRGKLGGLNVQGVICLLRKLGLGQYEEAFRSENVEGYLLPEYGASGLADLGMRPVHARKLMAVIGGRLPPGKTWERLTTA; encoded by the coding sequence ATGGCGGCTGAGTCGGAGCTAActctcgtcgatctcgtccAAACGGCTCAAtttcccgtcgacgttcaAGTCGTTCGAGGCTAcgaaaacagaaaagaaacgggcaGTCCATCGATTCCTTCAAATCGTCTCCTACGCATCTATTTCACTTTCGACGAACCGATTTTGGTGGCGCGAGCCGAAAACAGCTCAAAAAACATAACAATTCCCCTCGACACATCGAATCTGATCGAAATCCTTCCAAACAACCCGCAATTAGACGACAAAACATACGAAACAGCGGCTGACGTTCTCGCAGCGCGACCACGCCCCCCATGGATACGAGTCCAAGAGAGctacgacggcggcgaagaaaacAATACAatcaacgaagacgacgaactcgaAGACGTTCATTCAGACACAGAAACGCCATCGagtcgaagtcgatcgtCATCGCCAGAATGGGAATCGtcaagtgggcgtggtcccCCACCACGCCCcccgcgtcgtcgcgctgtTCTCGTCGCAACGCGTCGTAGCGAATACATGGGTGAAGTGCGCTACGAAGAAGTTCGTCTCGGCGCAAAAACGGGCGGACAATTTACGACGCGAtccaacgtgaaaaaacgtttctacGCCGctcaaatcgtcgaaaaagaatGGAATCTACCCCAACGCGTTCGCGTAcactatcgtcgtcgtcatccagCCGAAGTTCCCAAACCAGGCGTCATAGTTCGAATTCTACGTAATGATCGTCAACCCCTTCTTGTCTCAAGCGATCTTTCTACGGGAcaacttcttcttcttcccgCGCTCACTCTCACAGACGACCACTTCCGGGTTCGTCTTATCCCTGACACCCCTGCCTATGAAGCAACGGCTTCAGCACTCTATTCCTCTCTTGATTTATCACTCGTGCCGCGCGTTGGATCCGGCGCTTTTGAAGCCATATTTGACGCCATGCAATTCCCGGCAATAATTCCAGCTGCAATGAAATCTATGCGCGGTTTTGAGTACGTGACCGTTCTCATGCCTTCAAGCGGTTTCCATGAGAATGACGAGGACCCGGATGAAAAAACAAACACTCTTAATTATCGTTCTCTTACTGTCGTTGGCGTGCCGCCCGAGGTTTCCGGAAATgtttacgacgacgacgaaaattgtCCGGTTCGTCTCGAAAAAGTCGATCCCGTTGCGAGTGCGAATTTGCTGAGTAAGCGAAAGAATTTGATTACAAattgcattcaaatgaagaaACTTCTTCAATGGCAAGAAGCggcggaagacgacgtttcgacgacacAAGAAGCCGACTACGTCGACgcagaaagagaagaaaaaaaagaaattggcaatgatgatgatgacgattaCGAAAGCGTGACGAAATTGGAAAGCGATTACCAATACGCAGATCCagataaattaattcagCAACGCGTTTCCGTCAATCCAAACAAAGGAGCAACGTACGAATCTGTCAGCGGAATGATTTTACCGTCGACAGACGAATCACGAATTCGCgaactgaaaaaatcaatttcaagaATCCAAGCGGAAAACGAGCGCACCCAATCAACGATCGATAAACGCGTTGCAACAAAAGAACGAGCGCCGGCTTCTGTGCGTCTGGACGCAGACGAAATTCGAGGTAAATTGGGTGGGCTAAATGTCCAAGGGGTTATCTGTCTTCTTCGCAAACTTGGCCTTGGCCAATACgaagaagcgtttcgaagcgAGAATGTTGAAGGCTATTTGCTGCCGGAATACGGCGCCAGCGGATTGGCCGATTTGGGTATGAGGCCAGTGCACGCGCGAAAGTTAATGGCCGTCATTGGAGGCCGTTTACCGCCGGGAAAAACGTGGGAAAGATTGACCACTGCGTGA